The Vibrio sp. 10N DNA window CATTAACCGCTGGTATTGACCTTGCGCGCGGCGAAGTATTGATCCCGATCGATGCTGATCTGCAAGATCCACCTGAACTCATTCATGACTTTCTTGAGAAATGGCAAGAAGGCTATGACGTGGTTGTCGCAAAACGAGCCGATCGCAGCACAGATTCTTGGGCGAAAAAGTTTACCGCTGAGATGTTTTATAAGTTTCATAATGCGGTTGCTCAGGTCGACATTCCCGAGAACGTGGGTGATTTTCGTCTCATTAACCGTCGAGTGGTCAATGCCATTCAGTTGCTACCCGAAAACCAGCGTTTTATGAAAGGTATCTTCTCTTGGGTTGGTTTTAAAACCGCCGTGGTTGAATACAAGCGTGAAGCACGCGAAGCCGGTGAAACCAGTTTTAATGGTTGGAAACTGTGGAACTTTGCTCTTGATGGCATTACCAGCTTCAGCACTGCGCCGCTGCGTATTTGGCTCTATATTGGCTCGTTCATCTCGGCACTTGCCTTCATCTACGGCAGTTTCACGGTAATAAAGACCCTTATCTACGGTATTGATGCTCCTGGTTATGCCTCGACCATCACCATTATGCTATTCCTTGGTGGTGTGCAGCTTATCGGTATTGGCGTTATGGGTGAATACATAGGGCGTCTCTACATGGAGTCGAAGCGTAGGCCCACCTATATCATTGAAGA harbors:
- a CDS encoding glycosyltransferase family 2 protein, with product MTEHNPTISIICPCYNEEQVVGLFMERITTVLQQTEYDYEVILINDGSKDNTLSVIKELQQQDGHIRVVNLSRNFGKEAALTAGIDLARGEVLIPIDADLQDPPELIHDFLEKWQEGYDVVVAKRADRSTDSWAKKFTAEMFYKFHNAVAQVDIPENVGDFRLINRRVVNAIQLLPENQRFMKGIFSWVGFKTAVVEYKREAREAGETSFNGWKLWNFALDGITSFSTAPLRIWLYIGSFISALAFIYGSFTVIKTLIYGIDAPGYASTITIMLFLGGVQLIGIGVMGEYIGRLYMESKRRPTYIIEEDSIGSPSAIKQQNDDSSQ